From a single Nostoc sp. MS1 genomic region:
- a CDS encoding type II toxin-antitoxin system VapC family toxin, translated as MTSVVADTHTLIWYVFDLQRLSAAALTALEQAVNTGNPIYVSAITIIEIAYLVEKGRFAEEVLARILKALDDPNIGIVLVPLDRNVSGVIRQIDRVAVPDMPDRIIAATAFYLGIPLVTRDLRIQALTTIKTIW; from the coding sequence ATGACATCAGTAGTAGCAGATACACATACTTTAATTTGGTACGTTTTTGACTTGCAGAGATTGTCAGCAGCCGCATTAACTGCTTTGGAACAAGCAGTTAATACAGGTAATCCTATTTACGTATCAGCTATCACAATCATAGAAATTGCTTATCTAGTTGAGAAAGGACGTTTTGCTGAAGAGGTATTAGCACGAATTTTAAAAGCTTTGGATGACCCCAATATAGGTATTGTACTTGTACCTCTAGATAGGAATGTTTCAGGGGTAATTCGACAAATTGACCGGGTAGCTGTTCCTGATATGCCTGATAGAATTATTGCGGCTACAGCTTTTTATTTGGGTATTCCTTTAGTTACTCGTGATTTACGGATTCAAGCTTTAACCACTATAAAAACTATTTGGTGA
- a CDS encoding tetratricopeptide repeat protein — MLKRLWQWFKRLLRRLLGSQKLPVSPPVRETERVEAPQLTDAEYESIFLQLLAGVNDEGWSRGRVQGFLDAKPINEAALVGWLQGFGQRLLASLTPNDELARRMVQLAVLNVGEVGDVAGEIGRRLQEGGERNHTDAEDTEEGETNNQFNSGELDAEDWFNQGVALANLGLYEQAIASYDKAIEIKRDFSDAWQNRGVALRQLGRYEEANASFNTAFTQVLQFTIKPDDYKTWFNLGLALGNLGQYKQAISSFDKALNIQQDYYQAWYNRGVALKNLGEYEQAIASYDKALEIQPDYYQAWHNRGNALGNLEEYEQAIASYDKALEIQPDYYQAWHNRGNALGNLEEYEQAIASYDKALEIQPDYYQAWHNRGNALGNLGEYQQEIASYDKALEIQPDYYQAWHNRGNALDDLGQWEEAIASFDKALKIQSDDYQAWLNKGIALYHLGQWEEAIASYDYSLSIKADDHATWINRGVAVGNSVSCNEFLALCNYFARQNPHLNQRGYEGSLISYEEGLKYCQRDTYPEGWGLLHQAIGNAHYFRGKEDSRPRSYWRKAVTSYNEALKTLTPSDFPELHLEVLQNLIRVHSDLGETTEAAELQRQATDILRRLLDEPNRSDKSKKQLALKFAWLRQLTVDLAVQSGELLQAVELAEQGKNACLSWLLDEWSDEISSPSYSQMRQLLNPTTAIIYWHLSFYALHTFILKHDTPEPILLKESQLTEENGVIRQAQRLRNFEDWLKNWNQQYTDNRKGKKDEEAGTWRDNLPQMLSILADILNIKAIVEEIPDIQQLILIPHRDLHRLPIHAIFPPQYTISYLPSAQIGINLQQLQPTNLKSIPESSLLSVEHPESIGYPSLEFAQIESQVISQMFPHPHRMGSEEVTKRALLNALPQGYNIFHFTGHGEYNFHNPALSFLALAGEDRLTLADIRNFDLTSYQLVSLAACETAITGNHTITSEYVGLVSGFMGCGVAHVLSTLWTVESEASAVVMMRFYQLLQQGKSAAVALVETIQWLRNLTNAELAEWYADEINNLPEGALRRFWLRRLENLKNQQKPGNQLYNHPYFWAAFTITGIFPS; from the coding sequence ATGCTCAAGCGGCTTTGGCAGTGGTTTAAACGATTGTTGCGGCGTTTATTGGGTAGTCAGAAATTACCTGTATCTCCTCCTGTGCGGGAAACGGAGAGAGTAGAAGCACCCCAGCTAACAGATGCGGAGTATGAGTCGATATTTCTCCAGCTATTAGCAGGGGTGAATGATGAAGGCTGGAGTAGAGGACGGGTACAAGGTTTTTTGGATGCAAAGCCCATTAATGAGGCGGCGTTGGTTGGGTGGTTGCAGGGTTTTGGTCAAAGGTTGTTAGCCTCTCTTACACCCAATGATGAGTTAGCACGGCGAATGGTGCAGTTGGCTGTGTTGAATGTTGGGGAAGTGGGAGATGTGGCGGGTGAGATTGGGAGGCGGTTACAGGAGGGAGGAGAAAGGAACCACACAGACGCAGAGGACACAGAGGAAGGAGAAACAAATAATCAATTTAATAGTGGTGAGTTGGATGCAGAGGATTGGTTTAATCAAGGTGTGGCGTTGGCAAATTTGGGATTATATGAACAGGCTATCGCATCTTACGACAAAGCTATTGAAATTAAACGCGATTTCTCTGATGCTTGGCAAAATCGCGGTGTGGCGTTGCGTCAGTTAGGGCGATATGAAGAAGCAAACGCATCCTTTAACACAGCTTTCACTCAAGTCTTACAATTCACAATCAAACCTGATGACTATAAAACTTGGTTCAACCTGGGTTTAGCACTGGGCAATTTAGGGCAATATAAACAAGCGATCTCATCTTTTGACAAAGCTCTCAATATTCAACAAGACTACTACCAAGCATGGTACAACAGGGGTGTCGCGCTGAAGAATTTAGGGGAATATGAACAAGCGATCGCATCTTACGACAAAGCGTTGGAAATTCAACCAGACTACTACCAAGCATGGCACAACCGGGGTAATGCACTAGGCAATTTAGAGGAATATGAACAAGCGATCGCATCTTACGACAAAGCGTTGGAAATTCAACCAGACTACTACCAAGCATGGCACAACCGGGGTAATGCACTAGGCAATTTAGAGGAATATGAACAAGCGATCGCATCTTACGACAAAGCGTTGGAAATTCAACCAGACTACTACCAAGCATGGCACAACCGGGGTAATGCACTAGGCAATTTAGGGGAATATCAACAAGAGATCGCATCTTACGACAAAGCGTTGGAAATTCAACCAGACTACTACCAAGCATGGCACAACCGAGGTAATGCACTGGATGATTTAGGGCAATGGGAAGAAGCGATCGCATCTTTTGACAAAGCCCTGAAAATTCAATCCGATGACTACCAGGCATGGCTAAACAAGGGTATTGCACTGTATCATTTAGGGCAATGGGAAGAAGCAATCGCGTCTTACGATTATAGTCTCAGTATTAAAGCAGACGACCACGCAACTTGGATTAATCGGGGTGTTGCAGTAGGAAATTCAGTTAGTTGTAATGAATTTTTAGCTCTGTGTAATTATTTTGCTAGGCAAAATCCTCACCTTAACCAACGTGGTTATGAGGGAAGCTTAATAAGTTATGAAGAAGGTTTGAAGTATTGTCAGCGAGACACATACCCTGAAGGTTGGGGATTGTTGCATCAAGCGATAGGTAATGCTCATTACTTTCGAGGAAAAGAAGATTCTCGTCCTCGCAGTTATTGGCGCAAGGCCGTTACTAGTTATAATGAGGCGCTAAAAACTCTCACACCATCTGATTTCCCTGAGTTGCATTTGGAAGTTTTACAAAATTTAATTCGTGTCCATTCTGATTTGGGTGAAACAACTGAAGCCGCAGAACTCCAACGACAAGCAACCGATATTTTACGGCGTTTACTCGATGAACCAAATCGCTCTGATAAAAGCAAAAAACAACTGGCTTTAAAATTTGCATGGCTGCGACAGTTGACTGTTGATTTAGCTGTCCAGTCTGGGGAGTTGTTGCAAGCGGTGGAATTAGCAGAACAGGGGAAAAATGCTTGCTTGAGTTGGTTGTTAGATGAGTGGAGTGATGAGATTTCTTCCCCCAGCTACTCACAAATGCGACAACTGCTAAACCCCACAACAGCTATTATCTACTGGCATCTGAGCTTTTACGCGCTACACACTTTCATCCTCAAACACGACACACCAGAACCAATTTTATTAAAAGAATCTCAGTTGACTGAAGAAAACGGCGTTATCAGACAAGCGCAACGCCTACGGAATTTTGAGGACTGGCTGAAAAATTGGAATCAACAATACACTGATAATCGTAAGGGAAAGAAAGACGAGGAAGCGGGAACTTGGCGTGATAATTTGCCGCAAATGCTTTCTATCCTAGCTGATATTCTCAATATCAAAGCTATTGTTGAGGAAATTCCTGATATTCAGCAGCTAATTTTAATTCCTCATCGTGATTTGCACCGCTTACCTATCCATGCCATCTTCCCGCCACAATACACAATCAGTTATTTACCTAGCGCTCAAATTGGCATCAATTTACAACAATTACAGCCAACAAATCTCAAATCAATTCCCGAATCATCTCTATTGAGTGTAGAACATCCCGAAAGTATAGGTTATCCCTCACTGGAGTTTGCCCAAATTGAATCACAAGTCATCAGCCAGATGTTTCCCCATCCTCACCGCATGGGTTCTGAGGAAGTAACAAAGCGAGCATTGCTCAATGCTTTGCCCCAAGGTTACAATATTTTCCACTTTACAGGGCATGGTGAGTATAACTTTCACAATCCCGCTTTATCGTTTTTGGCTTTAGCTGGTGAAGACAGGCTAACTTTGGCAGATATCCGCAATTTTGATTTGACAAGCTATCAACTCGTCAGCCTTGCAGCTTGCGAAACTGCAATTACAGGTAATCACACCATCACTTCAGAATATGTGGGACTGGTAAGCGGTTTTATGGGTTGCGGTGTGGCTCATGTCCTCAGTACCTTATGGACTGTGGAATCTGAAGCTAGTGCAGTGGTGATGATGCGATTTTATCAATTATTACAGCAAGGTAAATCAGCAGCCGTGGCTTTGGTTGAAACTATCCAATGGTTGCGAAACCTCACAAATGCAGAATTAGCAGAATGGTATGCAGATGAAATCAACAATTTGCCAGAAGGTGCATTGCGGCGCTTCTGGTTACGCCGTTTAGAAAACCTTAAGAATCAGCAAAAACCCGGCAACCAACTATATAATCACCCTTATTTCTGGGCAGCGTTTACCATTACTGGCATTTTTCCATCATGA
- the rnhA gene encoding ribonuclease HI: MPKQIIESIYTDGACTGNPGPGGWGVVVYFNDGSVHEMGDAASHTTNNKMEMQAAIAALKFLHDSGQAEPITLYTDSEYLINCVTKWVKGWKKKGWKKADGNPVQNQDLLETLDELNSRKVNWHHVRGHSGNIGNERCDVIARSFATGKIPSLQQLSQADSHKSLPNLNKIDVAKVHNNVTNSTIVHTTTQEISTSASNINTMEPSTAHAAATNDEKPPEKRVEQLRNLVETLRIADEIAAKGYLITSSELADLMDVHASAVTSRGDQWRWRNWIVSRVRREGNQILWELERGDRVGDE; this comes from the coding sequence ATGCCTAAACAGATAATCGAAAGCATATACACCGATGGTGCTTGTACTGGTAATCCCGGCCCTGGCGGCTGGGGTGTCGTTGTCTATTTCAATGATGGTTCAGTTCACGAAATGGGTGATGCAGCCAGCCATACCACTAATAATAAGATGGAGATGCAGGCAGCGATCGCAGCTCTCAAATTCCTGCACGACTCTGGACAAGCTGAACCAATTACCCTCTATACCGATAGTGAATACCTAATTAACTGCGTTACCAAGTGGGTAAAAGGTTGGAAAAAAAAGGGTTGGAAAAAAGCTGATGGAAACCCAGTTCAAAATCAAGACCTTTTGGAAACTTTAGATGAACTCAATAGCCGCAAAGTAAATTGGCATCATGTTCGCGGTCATTCTGGTAACATTGGTAACGAGCGTTGTGATGTGATTGCTCGCTCCTTTGCAACTGGTAAAATTCCATCCTTACAACAACTATCCCAGGCTGATTCTCATAAATCTTTACCTAATCTCAACAAAATAGATGTAGCAAAAGTACATAATAATGTTACAAACTCTACAATAGTTCACACTACGACACAAGAAATCAGTACTTCTGCGTCAAACATCAACACTATGGAACCATCTACCGCACACGCTGCGGCTACAAACGATGAAAAACCCCCTGAAAAGCGGGTAGAACAACTCCGTAACTTAGTAGAAACTCTGCGGATTGCGGACGAAATTGCAGCAAAAGGTTATCTCATCACCAGTTCGGAGTTAGCAGACTTAATGGATGTCCACGCCAGCGCTGTCACCAGTCGTGGGGATCAGTGGCGCTGGCGTAACTGGATTGTTTCACGAGTACGTCGTGAGGGTAATCAAATTCTCTGGGAGCTAGAGCGAGGCGATCGCGTGGGGGATGAGTAA